The DNA window TCTGGGCGACCCCAACGGCCCGGGCGGCGGTCTGTATGCGCGCGGATTCAAAGGTGGCCATCAACTGCTTGAAGCCTTCGCCCTCGACCTCGCCCAGCAGATTGGCGGCCGGCACTTCGAAATCGTCGAAGGCGATTTCGTATTCCTTCATGCCGCGATAGCCCAGCACCTCGATCTCGCCGCCACTCATGCCCCTGGCCGGGAAGGGATCTTCGTCGCTCCCGCGCGGCTTCTCGGCCAGGAACATGGACAGGCCGCGGTAACCCGGCTCGTCCGGATTGGTACGGGCCAGCAGGGTCATCATATCGGTCCGCGCGGCATGGGTGATCCAGGTCTTGTTGCCGGTGACGCGATAGACATCGCCGTTTCGCGTGGCGCGGGTGCGCAGGCTGCCCAGGTCCGAACCGATGTTGGGCTCGGTGAAGACGGCGGTGGGCAGGATCTCGCCTGAGGCGATGCGCGGCAGCCAGTGGTGCTTCTGTGCCTGGGTGCCGCCCAGGGTGATCAGTTCGGCGGCGATCTCCGAGCGCGTGCCCAGCGAGCCCAGGCCGATGTAGCCGCGGCTCAACTCCTCGGTCACCACGCACATGGCGGTCTTGCCCATACCGGTGCCGCCGTAGTCTTCGGACACCGTCAGGCCGAAGACGCCCAGGTCGGCCAGTTGCTGCACCACTTCGAGCGGGATCAGGTCGTCCTTCAAGTGCCATTCGTGCGCGGCCTCGGCATGGGCATCGGCGAACTTGCGGAATTCGCCGGCGATCATGGCCTCGGTCTCGTCCAGACCGGGGGCGCCGAAATTGTCCTCGGCCAGGAAATCGGCGATGCGCGTGCGAACGGCAGCCGTGTGGCCCGACGAGCAGAGCTGTCTGACGGCGGGCGTCAGGAAAGCCTCGATCTCACTGTCGGCAAGGCCCAGGTCAGAGGGGCGCAGGATCTCCACCTGGCTGAGCGCGATGCCGCCCTTCAACTGGTTCAGGTATTCCCCGAAGGCGGCCTGTAACATCAGGGCTTCCAGTTCGCCCAGGCGACCCTCACCCTCCAGTCGCTCGGCCCAGTCCAGCAGTTCGCGCAATGCGGCGACATAGGTTGCGAACCAGGCATAGCCGTGGGCGGCGAACTGCTCACGCTCCAGCAGGGCAGCGTCGGGCTTGCCCTCAGGGGCAACGCTTCGCGCCAGGGCGATCTTGGCGGCCTCAGAGAAGCTTTCAGCGGCCGCAAGGGCCTCGCGGCACAGCGTTGTCAGATTGTCGAGGAGGAGGCGCGCGTTGCCTGCTCCGGGGGAGGTGGATTGTGCCTGGCTCAAGGTTGCAACCCCTTATCCTGCCTGAAGAGTCGGCACCAGTTATGGCCGCTCGAGCCGGGCCAGGCAAGGCCTGGCCCGGAAGGGACTCACGCCTCGACGGCGTCCTCGATGGTGCGCAGTCCGGGGCGCTTGGCCTGGACCAGGACCGCCATGTTGCCGGGCTTGTGCTGGTTGTTCATCATCTTGGTGTGGGCCAGCGGAATGTCGTTCCAGGCGAAGACCTCACTCATGCAGGGGTCGATGCGCCGTTCGATCACCAGACGGTTGGCCTGGCTGGCCTGTTTCAGGTTGGCGAAATGGCTGCCCTGGATGCGTTTCTGCCGCATCCAGACGAAGCGGGCATCCATGGTCAGGTTGTAGCCGGTGGTGCCGGCACAGAAGACCACCATGCCGCCACGCTTCACCACGAAGCAGGAGACCGGGAAGGTCTGCTCGCCCGGGTGCTCGAAGACGAAGTCCACGTCATTGCCCTTGCCGGTGTGTTCCCAGATCGCTTTGCCGAACTTGCGCACCTCCTTCATGTAATCGCCGAAGTCGTCGCCGTTGACGTCGGGCAGGCGGCCCCAGCAGTTGAAGTCCTTGCGGTTGATGACGCCGCGCGCGCCCAGGCCCATGACAAAGTCGTGCTTTGTCTCATCGGAGATGACTCCCAGAGCGTTGGCGCCGCCGGTGGCGATCAGCTGTATGGCCATGGAGCCCAAACCGCCCGAGGCGCCCCAGACCAGGACATTGTGACCGGGCCTGAGGATGTGCGGGCGATGGCCGTAGAGCATGCGATAGGCGGTGGCGAGCGTAAGCGTGTAGCAGCCGCCCTCCTCCCAGGTCAGGTGCTTCGGACGCGGCATGAGCTGTCGGTCCTGGACGCGGCAGAACTGGGCGAAGGAGCCGTCCGGCGTCTCGTAGCCCCAGATGCGCTGGGAGGGCGAGAACATGGGATCGCCGCCATTGCATTCCTCGTCGTCGCCGTCGTCCTGGTTGCAGTGGATCACGACCTCGTCGCCCACCTTCCAGCGCTTGACCGCCGTACCAACGGCCCAGACGACGCCCGAGGCGTCCGAACCGGCCACATGGTAGTCGGCGCCGTGCACGTCGAAGACGGACATCGGCTGCCCCAGGGCCGCCCAGACGCCGTTGTAGTTCACCCCCGCGGCCATCACCATGACCAGGACGTCGTGGCTGTCCAGTTCGGGAATGTCGACGACTTCCTGCTGCATGGCGCTTTCCGGTTCGCCATGGCGTTCACGCCGTATGGCCCAGGCGTACATCTTCTTGGGCACATGGCCCAGCGGTGGGATTTCGCCCACTTCGTAGAGATCCTTGGCTTCCTGTCCGGGGCGGATCTGCACCACTTCGGCAGTGCTGTTCATGACGGCCTCCTTGCTCCTGTCCATTTCTGCGGGGCCGGCTTTTTGCGCCGGTTGTTTTTGCATCAGCTAACTACAACGATTTATTTTTTGCAATGCAAAAAGATAGTATGTTACGAATGAATCAATGCACGGGTAATTTCATAACGTTTTATAAGATATAACAGAAATAACAGAGAAATTCCGAAGGGAGGCGGGGTGTGACTCAGTCAGAAGAGAGTGCAGCGCAACATAAGCAGCCCAGACGCGATCGCCCCTGGCTGTTCCGGACCTACGCCGGTCATTCCTCGGCGCGCGCCTCCAACGCGCTCTACCGCAGCAACCTGGCCAAGGGGCAGACCGGCCTGTCGGTCGCCTTCGATCTGCCAACCCAGACGGGCTATGACAGCGATCACCCGCTTGCCCTGGGCGAGGTGGGCAAGGTCGGTGTGCCTGTCTGTCACCTGGGAGACATGGAGGCGCTGTTCGACGGCATCCCCCTGGACCAGATGAACACTTCCATGACCATCAATGCCACGGCGCCCTGGCTTTTGGCG is part of the Fodinicurvata sediminis DSM 21159 genome and encodes:
- a CDS encoding acyl-CoA dehydrogenase family protein, encoding MSQAQSTSPGAGNARLLLDNLTTLCREALAAAESFSEAAKIALARSVAPEGKPDAALLEREQFAAHGYAWFATYVAALRELLDWAERLEGEGRLGELEALMLQAAFGEYLNQLKGGIALSQVEILRPSDLGLADSEIEAFLTPAVRQLCSSGHTAAVRTRIADFLAEDNFGAPGLDETEAMIAGEFRKFADAHAEAAHEWHLKDDLIPLEVVQQLADLGVFGLTVSEDYGGTGMGKTAMCVVTEELSRGYIGLGSLGTRSEIAAELITLGGTQAQKHHWLPRIASGEILPTAVFTEPNIGSDLGSLRTRATRNGDVYRVTGNKTWITHAARTDMMTLLARTNPDEPGYRGLSMFLAEKPRGSDEDPFPARGMSGGEIEVLGYRGMKEYEIAFDDFEVPAANLLGEVEGEGFKQLMATFESARIQTAARAVGVAQNAMELGLAYAQERKQFGKAILGFPRVSGKLAWMAVETMLARQLTLAAAREKDSGRRCDIEAGMAKLLAARVAWANADNALQIHGGNGYALEYKISRVLCDARILNIFEGAAEIQAQVITRGLLKPGRN
- the ccrA gene encoding crotonyl-CoA carboxylase/reductase, whose product is MNSTAEVVQIRPGQEAKDLYEVGEIPPLGHVPKKMYAWAIRRERHGEPESAMQQEVVDIPELDSHDVLVMVMAAGVNYNGVWAALGQPMSVFDVHGADYHVAGSDASGVVWAVGTAVKRWKVGDEVVIHCNQDDGDDEECNGGDPMFSPSQRIWGYETPDGSFAQFCRVQDRQLMPRPKHLTWEEGGCYTLTLATAYRMLYGHRPHILRPGHNVLVWGASGGLGSMAIQLIATGGANALGVISDETKHDFVMGLGARGVINRKDFNCWGRLPDVNGDDFGDYMKEVRKFGKAIWEHTGKGNDVDFVFEHPGEQTFPVSCFVVKRGGMVVFCAGTTGYNLTMDARFVWMRQKRIQGSHFANLKQASQANRLVIERRIDPCMSEVFAWNDIPLAHTKMMNNQHKPGNMAVLVQAKRPGLRTIEDAVEA